Proteins encoded in a region of the Haloglomus salinum genome:
- a CDS encoding right-handed parallel beta-helix repeat-containing protein, producing MGDRDAGFSRRTYLGMVGAASGATLLAEPTLATDEYSEVVDIVEAGADNTGNEPIDEVFQEHAEDDTLIEFPDGTYVVNQLIVYQLSNFAMVGKGDATLVPGDNYEEEQWIAGAETRDLTVRNFTLDTTEDGVSPEIDISAYDGLEFRDIVKRGYQDNGGVAIGLRIIDKDGSGLIQNVRAPDGGESVGLYIESDGPMTVRNCQFEEFCDNGVYASASAAPIRVEGGFFRNNNISQVRLGSPDSVVRDAEMVVDKSVTADDNPVNMRGVRVADGPGPVYVENCDISMTGGQGNGGIVNAFSGGSMVVRDTRINVGEEYTTVGSDGSRTSFGIFVDDATEADPGSRTLENVSITGGGTYRAAILLRRGDNTMDGLCIDQSGEGRNGIILENSSNNTLTDSVIDVSDEEIVLRDSSVRRAGVETSGSCPEPGERLSTSPGEGSGLPGEVGSVAHEQTADGDWHGVGFERTHEAPVVVSKPLSYADETPCHVRLKNVTDDGFDLQHEEWLYLDGDHRPETSHFLTLAAGGHTVDGRPVEAGRVRTDNRFTGFSFDTGFEDRPVVFAQSQTYEGPNPVVTRLRNVTADGAEAMVQEEEGEERGGAHRTETVGYVAVPTGTGTVDGQPFEVGVTSAHEEWRRIDFEQDYEDPKFVAGIQTFHGPNTANLRYRDLSASGVEVHVEEEQSQDEETLHRYERVGYAVFEGA from the coding sequence ATGGGAGACAGAGATGCCGGTTTCAGTCGCCGGACCTACCTTGGGATGGTTGGAGCAGCGTCGGGAGCGACACTGCTCGCGGAGCCGACGCTCGCCACAGACGAATACAGCGAGGTCGTCGATATCGTCGAGGCGGGTGCCGACAATACGGGCAACGAACCGATCGACGAGGTCTTCCAGGAACACGCGGAGGACGACACGCTCATCGAGTTCCCGGACGGGACGTACGTCGTCAACCAGCTCATCGTCTACCAGCTCTCGAACTTCGCGATGGTCGGGAAGGGCGACGCGACGCTCGTCCCTGGGGACAACTACGAGGAGGAGCAGTGGATCGCAGGCGCCGAAACCCGCGATCTCACCGTCCGGAACTTCACCCTCGACACGACCGAGGACGGCGTTTCGCCGGAGATCGACATCAGCGCGTACGATGGTCTCGAGTTTCGCGATATCGTCAAACGCGGCTATCAGGACAATGGCGGGGTCGCCATCGGACTCCGCATCATCGACAAGGACGGGAGCGGACTGATTCAGAACGTCAGAGCTCCCGATGGGGGGGAGAGCGTCGGTCTCTACATCGAGTCCGACGGGCCGATGACGGTCCGGAACTGCCAGTTCGAGGAGTTCTGTGACAACGGCGTCTACGCCTCAGCGTCCGCTGCCCCCATCCGAGTCGAGGGCGGCTTCTTCCGGAACAACAACATCTCGCAGGTCCGGCTGGGGAGTCCGGACAGCGTCGTCCGCGACGCAGAGATGGTGGTCGACAAGTCCGTGACGGCCGACGACAATCCAGTCAACATGCGCGGTGTCCGCGTCGCCGACGGTCCCGGTCCCGTCTACGTGGAGAACTGCGACATCAGCATGACTGGTGGCCAGGGGAATGGTGGTATCGTCAATGCCTTCTCGGGCGGCTCGATGGTCGTCCGCGACACCCGCATCAACGTCGGGGAGGAGTACACGACCGTCGGCTCCGACGGGAGCCGGACGAGCTTCGGCATCTTCGTCGACGACGCGACGGAGGCTGACCCCGGAAGCCGGACCCTCGAGAACGTCTCCATCACCGGCGGCGGTACCTACCGCGCGGCGATACTCCTCCGGCGGGGAGACAACACGATGGACGGGCTCTGTATCGACCAGTCCGGCGAGGGCCGGAACGGCATCATCCTTGAGAACTCCAGCAACAACACCCTCACGGACTCGGTCATCGACGTGTCCGACGAGGAGATCGTGCTGCGCGACTCCTCGGTCCGGCGCGCGGGCGTCGAGACCAGCGGCTCCTGTCCGGAGCCGGGGGAGCGTCTGAGTACCTCCCCCGGCGAGGGCTCCGGTCTCCCGGGCGAGGTCGGGTCGGTCGCCCACGAGCAGACCGCCGACGGTGACTGGCACGGCGTCGGCTTCGAGCGCACCCACGAGGCGCCGGTCGTCGTGAGCAAGCCGCTCTCCTACGCCGACGAGACGCCCTGCCATGTCCGGCTGAAGAACGTCACCGACGACGGGTTCGACCTGCAGCACGAGGAGTGGCTGTACCTCGACGGCGACCACCGGCCCGAGACCAGCCACTTCCTGACGCTCGCGGCGGGCGGCCACACGGTCGACGGTCGTCCCGTCGAGGCCGGCCGGGTCCGCACCGACAACCGGTTCACGGGTTTCTCGTTCGACACGGGGTTCGAGGACCGACCCGTCGTGTTCGCCCAGTCCCAGACCTACGAGGGTCCCAACCCGGTCGTCACGCGGCTCCGGAACGTCACGGCCGACGGCGCCGAGGCGATGGTCCAGGAGGAGGAGGGCGAGGAGCGCGGCGGCGCCCACCGGACGGAGACGGTCGGTTACGTCGCGGTGCCGACCGGCACGGGCACCGTCGACGGGCAGCCGTTCGAGGTTGGCGTCACGAGCGCCCACGAGGAGTGGCGCCGCATCGACTTCGAGCAGGACTACGAGGACCCGAAGTTCGTCGCCGGCATCCAGACGTTCCACGGGCCCAACACGGCCAACCTCCGCTACCGGGACCTCTCGGCGTCCGGCGTCGAGGTCCACGTCGAGGAGGAGCAGAGCCAGGACGAGGAGACGCTCCACCGCTACGAGCGCGTCGGCTACGCCGTCTTCGAGGGCGCCTGA
- a CDS encoding glucosamine inositolphosphorylceramide transferase family protein, whose product MSDDSTPNNSGGTGGASPTDTGTPTPAAGGQNIPSYPYRDHDVPPLAAEPDPESLSPAMQASYVTDAEANFVADPFLFVTEDDDWHMFFEVATDSGGVISHATSDDRGKTWKYDQVVLQRPYHLSFPYVFKWQGEYYMTTEEGRSNAKPRLYRAEEFPTTWTHQTDLYDPTEYGHDITDHVLFQWEGRWWDLAGIGNSGLRAYYSDSLTGEYQPHENNPIIENRKKAARPAGRPIVREDDILMFYQDSVDFYGEKVRAYSISDLTPTSFQDSEVPESPVIDGSGENGRDWNEIRMHHYDPWYLGDGEGWRCAVDGNGRGEQSWSIGIYHVPPEGESSGESTDTASTTPGGNESGNTTQ is encoded by the coding sequence ATGTCGGACGACAGCACGCCCAACAATAGCGGGGGGACGGGAGGAGCCAGCCCCACTGATACGGGAACCCCCACCCCAGCAGCCGGCGGGCAGAACATCCCGAGCTACCCGTACCGGGACCACGACGTCCCCCCGCTGGCGGCCGAACCGGACCCCGAGTCACTGAGCCCCGCGATGCAGGCGAGTTACGTCACGGACGCGGAGGCCAACTTCGTGGCCGACCCGTTCCTCTTCGTCACGGAGGACGACGACTGGCACATGTTCTTCGAGGTGGCGACCGACTCCGGGGGCGTCATCAGCCACGCCACGAGCGACGACCGCGGCAAGACATGGAAGTACGACCAGGTCGTCCTCCAGCGACCGTACCATCTCTCGTTCCCGTACGTGTTCAAGTGGCAGGGCGAGTACTACATGACGACCGAAGAGGGCCGCTCAAACGCGAAGCCCCGTCTCTACCGGGCCGAGGAATTCCCGACGACGTGGACCCACCAGACGGACCTCTACGACCCCACCGAGTACGGCCACGACATCACCGACCACGTCCTGTTCCAGTGGGAGGGCAGGTGGTGGGACCTGGCGGGTATCGGAAACAGCGGGCTCCGGGCCTACTACAGCGACTCGCTCACCGGCGAGTACCAGCCCCACGAGAACAACCCCATCATCGAGAACCGGAAGAAGGCCGCCCGCCCCGCCGGCCGACCCATCGTCCGCGAGGACGATATCCTGATGTTCTACCAGGACAGCGTCGATTTCTACGGCGAGAAAGTTCGGGCTTACAGCATCAGCGACCTGACCCCCACCTCGTTCCAGGATAGCGAGGTGCCCGAGTCACCCGTCATCGACGGCTCAGGAGAGAACGGCCGTGACTGGAACGAGATCCGGATGCACCACTACGACCCGTGGTATCTCGGCGACGGCGAGGGCTGGCGGTGCGCGGTCGACGGCAACGGACGGGGCGAGCAGAGCTGGTCCATCGGCATCTACCACGTCCCCCCGGAGGGTGAGTCCTCGGGCGAGTCGACGGACACGGCGAGCACCACGCCCGGCGGCAACGAGAGCGGCAACACCACGCAGTAG
- a CDS encoding DUF7511 domain-containing protein: MSTDSHTLDRRTESFDDPGLCVHFEPDPDGTTCTMYPPDVSAHEWTTTWISADAGSYVTLSEMR, translated from the coding sequence ATGTCCACCGACAGCCACACCCTCGACCGGCGGACGGAGTCGTTCGACGACCCCGGCCTCTGTGTCCACTTCGAGCCGGACCCCGACGGAACGACGTGTACGATGTACCCACCGGATGTCTCGGCGCACGAGTGGACCACGACCTGGATAAGCGCTGATGCGGGCTCGTACGTGACGCTCTCGGAGATGCGGTGA
- a CDS encoding response regulator — protein sequence MAADRSADRMPERDVAPVEVLMVEDNPGDARLAEEAFDALDRLVELTVVADGTAALDRLLSTDSVPPALVLLDLDLPDITGRNVLERLKSEPAVRHIPVVVFSSSDDPADIRETYDHHANAYMTKPRDADEFFRTIRRLDAFWFSAAALPRGGDA from the coding sequence ATGGCCGCTGACCGTTCCGCCGACAGGATGCCCGAGCGGGACGTGGCTCCCGTCGAGGTGCTGATGGTCGAGGACAACCCCGGCGACGCGCGGCTGGCCGAGGAAGCGTTCGACGCCCTCGACCGGCTCGTGGAGCTGACGGTGGTCGCCGACGGGACGGCCGCGCTCGACCGACTCCTCTCGACCGATTCGGTGCCCCCTGCGCTCGTCCTGCTCGACCTGGACCTGCCCGACATCACCGGGCGCAACGTCCTCGAACGGCTCAAGTCCGAACCGGCCGTGCGCCACATCCCGGTCGTCGTCTTCTCCAGCTCGGACGACCCGGCCGATATCAGGGAGACGTACGACCACCACGCGAACGCCTACATGACGAAGCCCCGCGATGCCGACGAGTTCTTCCGGACCATCCGGCGACTGGACGCGTTCTGGTTCTCGGCCGCCGCCCTCCCCCGAGGTGGTGACGCGTGA
- a CDS encoding winged helix-turn-helix transcriptional regulator: MTGDDSVATVVETVDLISKKWHPAIIQTLLQSGPLRFSELKTSLDGVSGKVLTDSLNDLVESGLVRRTVVSESPKRVEYELTAHGRDLQEAIEALANWGDTHLGGGGPPRVLVVDDDPRLAEMHAGWLADRYDVETAYGGEAALRRLDDDVDVLVLDRRMPGMSGETVLERLGILGLDPGVVMLTAVEPETEVAGMDIDDYVVKPALQKDVLEAVAAVLERQGLEDPVREYLALSARQALLEAETTPSEREHSEEYQALLDRIEQLEDLLDDPIEGVENESIRGLLADGR; the protein is encoded by the coding sequence GTGACGGGGGACGACAGCGTGGCGACCGTCGTCGAGACGGTCGACCTCATCTCCAAGAAGTGGCATCCCGCCATCATCCAGACGCTCCTGCAGAGCGGCCCGCTCAGGTTCAGTGAGCTCAAGACCAGCCTCGACGGGGTCTCGGGGAAGGTCCTGACCGACAGCCTGAACGACCTGGTGGAGTCCGGGCTCGTGAGGCGAACGGTCGTCAGCGAGTCGCCCAAACGCGTCGAGTACGAACTGACCGCGCACGGCCGGGACCTGCAGGAGGCCATCGAGGCGCTCGCCAACTGGGGGGACACCCACCTCGGCGGGGGTGGGCCACCGCGCGTGCTCGTGGTGGACGACGACCCGCGGCTGGCCGAGATGCACGCCGGCTGGCTGGCCGACCGCTACGACGTCGAGACGGCCTACGGCGGGGAGGCCGCGCTCCGCCGGCTCGACGACGACGTCGACGTGCTGGTGCTGGACCGCCGGATGCCCGGGATGTCCGGGGAGACGGTGCTGGAGCGACTCGGCATCCTCGGGCTCGACCCGGGCGTCGTGATGCTGACCGCCGTCGAGCCCGAGACCGAGGTGGCGGGGATGGACATCGACGACTACGTCGTCAAGCCAGCGCTGCAGAAGGACGTGCTCGAGGCGGTGGCGGCGGTCCTCGAACGGCAGGGGCTCGAGGACCCAGTGCGTGAGTACCTCGCGCTGTCGGCCCGACAGGCGCTGCTCGAGGCCGAGACCACGCCCAGCGAACGCGAACACAGCGAGGAGTACCAGGCGTTGCTCGACCGCATCGAACAGCTCGAGGACCTCCTCGACGACCCCATCGAGGGCGTCGAGAACGAATCCATCAGGGGGTTGCTCGCCGATGGCCGCTGA
- a CDS encoding glycosyltransferase family 4 protein, translated as MSDASTDPTSDAVAADGRLDVGFVPAECPGAEATGAVQTSTLLIEHLSRHHDLTVYVASQLDASERDLPAQDRVDYVLHDDLPSLPHPISVIVDALREETDALETHDLVHAYSPAFLPVLADLETPTLVTLNSYVPVCPKGDMMYGGTEKCSGPGYAKCVGCVGRTALDRQQGVENELRAAYTSLGRLGFVHENLERSDDIDAYHALSPHLVEDYGDLGFPTDRIEVIPHFYDDAFHRPEAAPEPPGDDLSLLYVGGLQDIKGVDVLLRALPHLARRGIDVSLRIAGTGPLESKLRGLAADIGVADRVTWLGYVDHADLPAEYDRADAFVYPGRIDEPFGRVLLEALASRTPVVASDVGSTDYIVGEAGVRFASESPESLADGCVDLVNEYESYVGAVPAQLERFTPETVVGRFRDLYAAVARGDSDAEDRAESPERARKTV; from the coding sequence GTGAGTGACGCGTCGACGGACCCGACGAGCGACGCGGTGGCGGCCGACGGGCGCCTCGACGTGGGGTTCGTCCCGGCCGAGTGCCCGGGTGCGGAGGCGACGGGCGCGGTCCAGACCTCGACACTGCTCATCGAGCACCTCTCGCGACACCACGACCTGACGGTGTACGTCGCGAGCCAGCTGGACGCGAGCGAGCGCGACCTGCCCGCGCAGGACCGCGTCGACTACGTCCTCCACGACGACCTGCCGAGCCTCCCTCATCCCATCTCGGTCATCGTCGACGCGCTGCGCGAGGAGACCGACGCACTGGAGACCCACGACCTCGTCCACGCGTACTCGCCGGCGTTCCTCCCGGTGCTGGCGGACCTCGAGACGCCGACGCTGGTGACGCTGAACTCCTACGTCCCGGTCTGTCCGAAGGGTGACATGATGTACGGTGGAACCGAGAAGTGCTCCGGCCCGGGCTACGCGAAGTGCGTCGGCTGCGTCGGCCGCACCGCCCTCGACCGGCAACAGGGCGTCGAGAACGAACTCCGGGCGGCCTACACCTCGCTCGGACGGCTGGGCTTCGTCCACGAGAACCTCGAGCGGAGCGACGATATCGACGCCTACCACGCGCTCTCACCCCACCTCGTCGAGGATTACGGCGACCTCGGCTTCCCGACCGACCGCATCGAGGTCATCCCCCACTTCTACGACGACGCGTTCCACCGGCCCGAGGCGGCCCCCGAACCGCCCGGTGACGACCTCTCCCTGCTGTACGTCGGTGGCCTGCAGGACATCAAGGGCGTGGACGTGCTGTTGCGCGCGCTCCCACATCTCGCCCGGCGCGGTATCGACGTCTCTCTGCGAATCGCGGGCACGGGACCGCTGGAGTCGAAACTGCGGGGGCTGGCCGCCGACATCGGTGTCGCGGACCGCGTGACGTGGCTCGGCTACGTCGACCACGCCGACCTCCCCGCCGAGTACGACCGCGCGGACGCGTTCGTCTACCCCGGGCGCATCGACGAGCCGTTCGGGCGCGTCCTGCTGGAGGCGCTCGCCAGCCGGACACCCGTCGTGGCCTCCGACGTGGGCAGTACGGACTACATCGTCGGGGAGGCAGGCGTCCGGTTCGCCTCCGAGTCCCCCGAGTCGCTCGCCGACGGCTGTGTCGACCTCGTGAACGAGTACGAGTCGTACGTGGGGGCCGTTCCCGCACAGCTGGAACGGTTCACGCCGGAGACCGTCGTCGGTCGGTTCCGCGACCTGTACGCCGCCGTCGCCCGCGGTGATTCCGATGCCGAGGACCGCGCTGAATCGCCTGAACGGGCGCGAAAAACGGTCTGA
- a CDS encoding hybrid sensor histidine kinase/response regulator produces the protein MSDGLDVLLVEDNPGDARLIRELLDEASTEVLDGRPVAVEHATELADGLERAESSRSDLVLLDLGLPDSVGMSTLERMLDATDDVPVIVLTGRPESDLGVEAVSRGAQDYLVKGEIQVEELGHAVQYAIERARTQRELRHRTQELAILNQLMRHDIKNDISLVVGRGHELTEYVDPRGEELLAELITAANHVLQLTRTVGDTVEAVAHDEQADLEAVDVGRVVEQQVGKARKLYGEDAVAVEGELPGAEVAADDLLSAVVGNLLSNALLYTSDDPDVRVSVVAAEETVTIRVADNGPGVPDEQKELIFGQGTQGVESQGTGIGLYLVDQLVRGYEGDVWVEDNEPTGAVFVVELDRV, from the coding sequence GTGAGCGACGGGCTCGACGTCCTGCTCGTCGAGGACAACCCCGGCGACGCGCGGCTCATCCGGGAGCTGCTCGACGAGGCCAGCACCGAGGTCCTCGATGGCCGGCCGGTCGCGGTCGAGCACGCCACCGAACTGGCCGACGGGCTGGAGCGCGCCGAGTCGTCCCGTTCCGACCTCGTCCTGCTGGACCTGGGGCTCCCCGACAGCGTCGGGATGTCGACGCTGGAGCGGATGCTCGACGCCACCGACGACGTCCCGGTCATCGTCCTCACCGGGCGCCCGGAGTCCGACCTCGGGGTCGAGGCGGTCAGCCGGGGTGCACAGGACTACCTCGTCAAGGGCGAGATACAGGTCGAGGAACTGGGCCACGCCGTCCAGTACGCCATCGAGCGGGCGCGGACCCAGCGTGAACTCCGCCACCGCACGCAGGAGCTGGCCATCCTCAACCAGCTGATGCGCCACGACATCAAGAACGACATCAGCCTCGTCGTCGGGCGCGGGCACGAACTCACCGAGTACGTCGACCCGCGCGGCGAGGAGCTGCTCGCCGAACTCATCACGGCCGCCAACCACGTCCTCCAGCTGACCCGGACCGTCGGCGACACCGTCGAGGCCGTCGCCCACGACGAGCAGGCCGACCTGGAGGCCGTCGACGTCGGGCGCGTGGTCGAACAGCAGGTGGGGAAGGCCCGCAAGCTCTACGGCGAGGACGCCGTCGCCGTCGAGGGCGAACTCCCGGGCGCGGAGGTCGCGGCCGACGACCTCCTCTCGGCGGTCGTGGGGAACCTCCTCAGTAACGCGCTGCTGTACACCAGCGACGACCCTGACGTCCGGGTGTCCGTGGTGGCTGCCGAGGAGACGGTGACCATCCGGGTCGCCGACAACGGCCCCGGGGTCCCCGACGAGCAGAAGGAGCTCATCTTCGGGCAGGGGACCCAGGGGGTCGAGAGCCAGGGGACCGGCATCGGGCTCTACCTCGTCGACCAGCTCGTCCGGGGCTACGAGGGCGATGTCTGGGTCGAGGACAACGAACCGACGGGCGCGGTGTTCGTGGTCGAACTCGACCGCGTGTAG
- a CDS encoding alkaline phosphatase family protein translates to MSAEQDDRMEALLIGIDAGCLPVLEKLWNEGRLENLEAVCKDGVCEPLESQIPPWTPSAWPSMYTGVNPGKHGVFGFVDYDGYDWRVVTGDSVKEHSLWTLLDHHGMSSVVVNVPVTHPPDDIDGAVIPGFIAPEDPPCHPEGVLEEVRDAIGEYRVYPAYARDDQEWTDAERMDEYETLTRMRGEAFDYLAEQHEPDFGFLQFQKTDTVFHEFGGDWEKIRRVYEAMDEQVGRILENHDPKRVFVASDHGMGPYEKEEFRVNEYLREEGYVEATQGGKGMPSWNPIRTQLREGNDDDTWEPSFTEKVAATAAKFGVTTKRIGSGLDKLGLQDVARRYAPDGVVRTASTQVDFPESTAYMRARTELGVRINLQGRDPEGVVPQSEYEAVRDDLIEDLRDIEAPDGEPVFEEVGPSEKYFSGPYTEKSVDIVTVPNDFQHFLSAQLLGEQFDDPTEPWNHKLPGVFAAAGEGIDGDSVTDDAHLFDVAPTILAALGLPVSDRMDGRVLPHVEETEAWNYPPYEVEEASVSAEDADVQDRLADLGYLE, encoded by the coding sequence ATGAGCGCCGAGCAGGACGACCGGATGGAGGCGCTACTCATCGGAATCGATGCCGGCTGTCTCCCCGTTCTGGAGAAGCTCTGGAACGAGGGTCGGCTGGAGAACCTCGAGGCGGTGTGCAAGGACGGGGTCTGTGAGCCGCTCGAATCGCAGATTCCGCCGTGGACGCCCAGCGCGTGGCCGTCGATGTACACGGGGGTCAACCCCGGCAAGCACGGCGTCTTCGGCTTCGTCGACTACGACGGCTACGACTGGCGCGTCGTCACCGGCGACAGCGTGAAGGAGCACTCGCTGTGGACGCTGCTCGACCACCACGGGATGTCCAGCGTCGTCGTCAACGTGCCCGTCACGCATCCGCCCGACGACATCGACGGTGCGGTCATCCCCGGCTTCATCGCGCCGGAGGACCCGCCGTGTCACCCGGAGGGCGTCCTCGAGGAGGTCCGCGACGCCATCGGCGAGTACCGGGTCTACCCCGCGTACGCCCGTGACGACCAGGAGTGGACCGACGCCGAGCGGATGGACGAGTACGAGACGCTCACGCGGATGCGCGGTGAGGCGTTCGACTACCTCGCCGAGCAGCACGAGCCGGACTTCGGCTTCCTCCAGTTCCAGAAGACCGACACCGTCTTCCACGAGTTCGGCGGCGACTGGGAGAAGATCCGTCGCGTCTACGAGGCGATGGACGAGCAGGTCGGCCGGATTCTGGAGAACCACGACCCGAAACGCGTCTTCGTCGCCAGCGACCACGGCATGGGTCCCTACGAGAAGGAGGAGTTCCGCGTCAACGAGTACCTCCGTGAAGAGGGCTACGTCGAGGCGACACAGGGCGGCAAGGGGATGCCGTCGTGGAACCCCATCCGCACCCAGCTCCGCGAGGGCAACGACGACGACACGTGGGAGCCGAGCTTCACGGAGAAGGTCGCCGCCACCGCCGCGAAGTTCGGTGTCACCACCAAGCGCATCGGCTCCGGGCTGGACAAGCTCGGCCTGCAGGATGTCGCCCGCCGATACGCCCCCGACGGCGTGGTCCGCACGGCCAGCACGCAGGTCGACTTCCCCGAGTCGACGGCCTACATGCGCGCCCGGACGGAACTGGGCGTCCGTATCAACCTGCAGGGCCGGGACCCGGAGGGCGTGGTTCCCCAGTCGGAGTACGAGGCCGTCCGTGACGACCTCATCGAGGACCTGCGCGACATCGAGGCACCGGACGGCGAGCCGGTCTTCGAGGAGGTCGGCCCCAGCGAGAAGTACTTCTCCGGGCCGTACACCGAGAAATCGGTCGACATCGTCACCGTCCCGAACGACTTCCAGCACTTCCTCTCGGCCCAGCTGCTGGGCGAGCAGTTCGACGACCCGACCGAGCCGTGGAACCACAAGCTCCCCGGCGTCTTCGCGGCCGCCGGTGAGGGCATCGACGGCGACTCCGTGACCGACGATGCCCACCTGTTCGACGTGGCCCCGACCATCCTCGCCGCCCTCGGCCTCCCGGTCAGCGACCGGATGGACGGCCGCGTCCTGCCCCACGTCGAGGAGACCGAGGCGTGGAACTACCCGCCGTACGAGGTCGAGGAGGCGTCCGTCTCGGCCGAGGACGCCGACGTGCAGGACCGCCTGGCCGACCTGGGCTACCTGGAGTGA
- a CDS encoding polysaccharide deacetylase family protein, with amino-acid sequence MSDRSDTRRRAFLAGMAATTAGLAGCSMLDSDGGSDGGSGGTTSTATATPTDTATATPTDTNDGSNQNQKTPDDPGTYKPMEPAAASFEDLSYWTSDAGVKLQADSETYYQATQSARIEGRSGTIRRQFPVPVNLQGKDLSLALKIGGPLPTTVRIYLYDTGGNTTRLLQNYHGKQPEGWVRVNPSINSAGADMSSIEQVLITIDGPAPNKKYWVDDLKFHDKAAKQGQVMFSFDYITRSIYEVAFPMMQNRGIKGAVAVPADNVGNADRLNWDELKEMQNAGWEICSMTNDWESMYGQSRNIQRQRMERAIRLIKDNGLGTPKALMYPKGFADNTTYELAQELHDISFVRYGNTEAGLSQSAIMGPTFVNRSRPNTPEAVKNQLGPISDYNGLYTIVHNRIGGDAQNTRSEFRAMLDTVRKRQNQGDIQVVTPSDVIL; translated from the coding sequence ATGTCCGACCGCAGTGACACGCGACGACGAGCGTTCCTGGCTGGCATGGCCGCTACGACCGCCGGCCTCGCCGGCTGTAGTATGCTCGACTCGGACGGGGGCTCGGACGGGGGCTCGGGCGGCACCACGAGCACGGCGACCGCCACCCCGACCGACACGGCGACCGCCACCCCGACCGACACGAACGACGGCTCGAACCAGAACCAGAAGACGCCGGACGACCCCGGCACCTACAAGCCGATGGAGCCCGCCGCGGCCTCGTTCGAGGACCTGTCGTACTGGACCTCGGACGCGGGCGTCAAGCTCCAGGCCGACTCCGAGACCTACTATCAGGCGACGCAGTCGGCCCGCATCGAGGGGCGTAGCGGTACAATCCGCCGGCAGTTCCCCGTCCCCGTCAACCTCCAGGGGAAGGATCTCTCGCTGGCACTGAAGATCGGCGGACCCCTCCCCACGACCGTCCGCATCTACCTGTACGATACCGGCGGGAACACTACCCGGCTCCTCCAGAACTACCACGGCAAGCAGCCCGAGGGCTGGGTCCGGGTCAACCCCTCGATCAACTCGGCGGGTGCGGACATGAGCAGCATCGAGCAGGTCCTCATCACGATCGACGGCCCGGCGCCGAACAAGAAGTACTGGGTCGACGACCTCAAGTTCCACGACAAGGCTGCGAAGCAGGGCCAGGTGATGTTCTCGTTCGACTACATCACCCGGAGCATCTACGAGGTCGCGTTCCCGATGATGCAGAACCGCGGCATCAAGGGCGCCGTGGCGGTCCCGGCCGACAACGTCGGCAACGCCGACCGACTCAACTGGGACGAACTGAAGGAGATGCAGAACGCGGGCTGGGAGATCTGCAGCATGACCAACGACTGGGAGTCGATGTACGGCCAGTCGCGGAACATCCAGCGCCAGCGGATGGAGCGGGCCATCCGGCTCATCAAGGACAACGGTCTCGGCACGCCGAAGGCGCTGATGTACCCGAAGGGCTTCGCCGACAACACGACCTACGAACTGGCCCAGGAACTCCACGATATCTCGTTCGTCCGGTACGGGAACACCGAGGCTGGCCTCTCGCAGTCGGCCATCATGGGCCCGACGTTCGTCAACCGCTCGCGGCCGAACACGCCGGAGGCGGTGAAGAACCAGCTCGGACCCATCAGCGACTACAACGGGCTCTACACCATCGTCCACAACCGGATCGGTGGGGACGCCCAGAACACGCGGTCCGAGTTCCGGGCCATGCTCGACACGGTTCGGAAACGCCAGAACCAGGGCGACATCCAGGTCGTCACACCGTCCGACGTCATCCTCTGA
- a CDS encoding helix-turn-helix transcriptional regulator — protein MHDLTGFQRDLLFIVAGLDGPNGVTVKDELEQYYGQEVRHGRLYPNLDTLVEKGLVEKGQKDRRTNEYLLKESGRQEIESRLAWQTQHCPRPILEQTRELPVDAD, from the coding sequence ATGCACGACCTGACTGGATTCCAACGTGACCTGCTGTTCATCGTCGCGGGCCTCGACGGTCCGAACGGTGTCACGGTGAAGGACGAACTCGAACAGTACTACGGCCAGGAGGTCCGCCACGGCCGTCTCTACCCCAACCTCGACACGCTCGTCGAGAAGGGCCTCGTCGAGAAGGGACAGAAGGACCGCCGGACCAACGAGTACCTCCTGAAGGAGAGTGGCCGGCAGGAGATCGAATCCCGACTGGCGTGGCAGACCCAGCACTGCCCGCGCCCCATCCTCGAGCAGACCAGGGAGCTGCCCGTCGACGCCGACTGA